The genomic interval aaacctgggtcctccgcatcccagtccaacgctctatccactgcgccaccgcctggtcaggccatacacaccagctttaaaaagaacaaggcagcctgaccaggcggtggcgcagtggatagagcgttggactgggatgcggaggacccaggtttgagacctgaggtcgccagcttgagcgcgggctcatctggtttgagctaaagctcgccagcttggagccaaggtcgatggctcgagcaaggggttactcggtctgctgaaggcccgcggtcaaggcacgtatgagaaagcaatcaatgaacaactaaggtgttgcaatgcacaacgaaaaactaatgattgatgcttctcatctctttccgttcctgtctatccctatctattcctctctctgactctctctctgtctctgttaaaaaaacacacaaaatatcaAAGTGTCATCGTttcttaaaactctttttttttgttcgtattttttttttattttttatttatttatttatttttccatttttctgaagctggaaacggggagagacagtcagacagactcccgcatgcgcccgaccgggatccacccggcacgcccaccaggggcgatgctctgcccaccagggggccatgctctgcccatcctgggcgttgccatgttgcgaccagagccactccagcgcctgaggcagaggccacagagccatccccagtgcccgggccatctttgctccaatggagccttggctgcgggaggggaagagagagacagagaggaaagcgcggcggaggggtggagaagcaaatgggtgcttctcctgtgtgccctggctgggaatcgaacctgggtcctccgcacgctaggccgacgctctaccgctgagccaaccggccagggcccgtattttttttaagttagaagctgggaggcagtcagatagactcccgcatgtgcccgaccggatctacccagcatgaccaccagggggcgatgctccattgcaaccagaaccattctagcacctgaggcagaggccatggagccatcctcagttcccccggccaactttgctccaatggagccttggctgcaggaggggaagagagggagagagagagagaaaaaggagagggtggagaagcagttgggcacctcctgtgtgccctggctgagaagcgaacccaggacttccacacacggggccaacactctaccactgagtcaaccggccaaggccctcTCATgtttttttaacaacaaaaaagggaaataagccatgcaaaaaaataaataaataaaaaggtgaaataagGCTGCACCTCATTCCTTTTACTCTAGCCCAGCAGTTCTTTCCAAATCACCTGGAGAGATAATCAAGACCTTCCAGGCTCTGGGTCCCTAGGCGAGGGGCACTGTTGTTTCCATGGAAACGGCTCAAGCACAGAGCATCACAGTTCTCGACCTTCAGAGCTGCTCCCTTGTAGCCTTGCCCAGCCTCCAGGTGATCAGGTAGGGAGGGGGCCGAAATACGCACATTAACAGAGGAGACATGAGACGCACAAACTGCCGGTGATGGCAACAGTCCCGGCAATGTCGTGCACAGCACAGGGAAGGTCGTCACCAATCTTGTCGGAATgatgcatggtgccaggtgggtgccaGGCTTATCCGGGCAATCACCTCGTAAGGTACATAGAGGTCTCTGTGTGCTATCTGTCTGGAACTAACATAACATTTTACGCTGACTGGAATTGGAAAATAAAGGTGAAAGTTGAGAATAAGTaagggaaaacaaaacagaaatcggAGGGGAAGGCAGGGCCCTGACAAAGGGTGAACAGAGAGTTCCGGGAGCAATGGGACTACAACGAGCGAGGCGGCTCTTCCGAGCGGGGGCTCTTGCCTCCCGTGGATGCCTCACTGggtctgcagaggagactgtatGTTCTTGGCCCACTGTCGGTCCCCTCGGGCTGCTCGGCCTCATCTAGCGGCTGTCCCATCATCATTGGTGGCTCTGTTTTCTCGCTGGCTGGCGTGCAGACAGTGAGCCCCACGGGACCGGGAGGGAGGCAGCGCTGGCCAACTCCGTGACCACCCTCCTTTTTTTCCGTAGTTCTTGACGAGGCTGACCGAGAGGTTCGTGCTGGGCGTGGACATGTTTGTGGAAACACTGTGGAAAGTCTGGACGGAGGTCTTGGAAGTTCTCGGGCTGGACGGTAGGTGTGCGGGTTGTTTCGTGCAGGGTGCCGTTTTATCCTGGCGGTCCTGGTAGTGTGACCGGTGCCCAGGGTGGTGGTATCGGGATGTGCCTGGTGGGAGTGGGATAAACACCTAATATAAACGGTTGCTGACGTTCGTGGCCCATCAGAGCCAGGAATCACAGACGCCACGCAGGATAAGGTGCTGGTAGGTAGGGCCAGCGTGCCTCCTGGGCTGACTGTGCAGAGCTGAGATGGGTTCCCTGGGATCTGTGTTGAACTCCTGCAGTGACTTTAGCAGGAAGGCAGTGAGGCGCTCACAGAATCATCGGCAGGTCGGCTGCATGAGTGATGCGTGGCCCCCGAACACGGCTGACCTGTCCTGCAGGGggttgctgctctgcttccggaACCGGGAGGCTGCTGCTAGGACCATTGACCTCTCAAGGACACAGTCCGGGTCCAGGCCGCCGCCTCTCTCTGCAGGGAGTCTGTGGCAGCCTCCTGTGTCGGGGTCCCAGAGACCATTGTTGGGCTTGGGGACTCTTTGTGAAGACTCACAGGACCCAGCAGGGGGTCGTGCTCGCAGCTGGTACTGATTCCAGCGAAAGGACCAGAGCCGGAATCAGCACAGGGACCAGGAGCATGAGGCAAAGTCCAGAGGCGACGAGGCTCCAGCTTCCAGAGTCTTCTCCCAGCAGAGTCACTCAGGACGCACCTAGTTTTTCCAGCCATGAACTGAGACATGTGTGACGTGTTGTCACCAGGGAAGCTCCTTAGAGACTCAGGGACTGGTCACCTAGGCACCACCTGCCTGGCAGGTGCCCAAATTCCAGACTCCCAAAGGAAGGCTGCTGTCAGCATAAACCACACTGTGTGTGCAAACTGTTCAGGCCCAGAGAGTCCCGCTTCTCAGGGACCGGAGGGAACCTTTTCTCCAGAACCGCACCACCAGACCTCAGACCTCGGATTCTCCTCGGACGCTGTCCTGCAAATGTAGCTCAGTTCTGACACCACCCACCTGGAGAtgcatcagatcccacaggtcAAGTGCTCCGTCCTACAAGACTTGTCCCCGCTTCAGGTGCGGACtgcaagtccaggttgtcacctggGCTTCTGACCGATCGGCTATAAAGTCCGAGGTTCTCTCGATCCCCCCCCCTTGGGTTCAATTACTTTGCTAGAGCGGCTCACAGAACTCGGGAAACCAGTTGACTTTCTGGATGACTGGTTTGTGACAAGATAGTAAACTCAGGAACTGCCTGGATGGAAGAGCTGCATGGGGAAAGGTCTGGGGGAGGGGCTCAGAGCCTCCACGTTCTCTGGGGCCACCCACCCAGAAGCCCTCCGAACGCCCTGCTTCAGGAGGTTATGGAGCCTCCATTACATCGGCGTGGTTGATTAACCTCCACCATGACTGATtcaacctccagcccctctcccatccccctccccggATGTCAGAGGGGTGGACTGAATGTTCCAACCCTCCAATCACAGGGTTcgttcccctggcaaccagcccccatcCTTAGGGCCTTCCAAAAGTCACCTCCTTAACAAACTCAGATCCGGAAGGAACTTGTGATGAATGATCAAAACACTTGGGATTGCTTGTTATCACTGAGGAAATTCCCAGGGTTTCAGCCGCTCTGGACCAGAAGTGGGGACAGAGCCCAAATATCTATGTCTTGTAATGAATCATAGCATCGCACTCCAGAAATCCAAGTCCTCAGACACCTGCCGAGGCTGATCTTGCCAGCTGGCCTTCCCAGGGAGGGCAGCCCCGGCCGACCAGGTTAACTCTTTCCTCTGTACCTCCCACTCGGTTCCTTCTGGCTGCCTGTGGTCCCTTCACCAATCAGcgagagttattttttttttaattactacttTTATTGCATAgagtgatttcttttaaaaaagcataaattAGGTCAAGTCACACTCCTTAAAACTGCCTGTTGCACTTGGAACTAACACAAGGTTTATCTGAGGACCGTGAGCTCTGAGGATCTTCCCAGCTTCCGCCTCTGTCCTCTTCTTGGACACGTCTTGGCCTTCACACCTTCCAACAGTCCCTTGAGGTCTTTCCTGCCAGTAGTGATTTCCCAGCCCTTTGCCTTTCCGTCTTGTCCATCTTTGGGTCTCTGGTCCATGCTACCTCCTCCAGGGGGTCCATCTTGATTACTCCGTCTAAAAGATAATTACCCCATGTCTGTTCTCACACCACCCCTTCTTTCCCTGTCTGGCACTTGTCGCTATAACTTACCACGTGTGAGGGGAGGTGGCCTGTCCCTCCTCTGGCATCTCAGCTCCCATGAGGGAGGTCTTGCCCAACTCCAGGCCGCACTCTTGGTCCCGACTCTGCCTCAGCATAGAAGGGCCCAGCGTTAATAAGAGCTGGAGGACTGTTGCCTCACCCTCACTGCTTTGCTGATGGTGTGTTTCAGTTGTATCTTAGAAACCCCAGCACCTGTGCACGTGACCTTATTTGGGAGTAAAGTCTTTGCAGAGGCGatcaagttaagatgaagtcatccCTGATTGGGGTGGGTCCTAAATCCAATGTCTGGTGTCTCTATAAGAAGAAGGACATTTGGACGCAGAGATACAAAGAAATACccagggagaagatggccatgggatgatggaggcagagactggaggggtgtggccacaagccaagggatgCCGGGAGCCATCACAGCCTGGACGAGACAAGGCAGGGTCCCTAGAGCCTTCAGTGtgagcacagccctgcctgcaCCCTGATGTCAGACGTCTGGCCTCCAGGGCTGTGAATGGATACCCTGTTTGAAACCACCAGGTCTGGCCATCTGTCACGGCAGCCTTGGGAGCCCAGTACAGCTGTCACCTGCAGAGTCTCGGGATCCTCCCATTGGCCCTTGACACTCCTGCCTTACAGGTTGGTGACTTGGGCCGGAGGCAGAGAGCCCAAAGCCGCACAGGTGGTTGCTGTGGTTCACATCTGCTGTTGTCCCCCTCGGCCACTCAGGAACATCCCTTAGCCTTGAACCAATGAGTTCAACCTTCTCCGAGGGGCCTTAGGCGATTGTGGGGCACCTTGCTGCCCAGGCAGAGAAGCTGAGGCAGCAGCGTGGCCTTTGGGAGGGTGCTGTGCAGCTCTCAGCTACCCGGGGCTGCTGGTGTGGTCCCCCCGGGACTCGGGCTGAGCCGACGCCGAACCCAGACCCAGCAGCTGTGTGCAGTCCCGCTCAGAACCTGCGGTCGCCACCTGTCCTGACCGTCAGACTCCCAGTGAGAACGACACCTGATGACAAGACATCGCGGCAGCTTGGAATGAGAGCACACGGAGGGGAGACGGCTTTCTGAggagatggagaggagaggaTCAGACTCGGAAGTCAGCACTCACGGTGGCGCACGTGCAGGAGGCCAGAGAATCCCTTCCATGTCACGCTCTCCCCCCTTCTGTTTGCTGCACATGCTTTTTATAGCACAATACGATTTGTTGAAGTCCAAACTCCTGGGACCTCAGAATGGGACCCAGTTTGGAAATAGGCTCATTGCAGATGTCGTTAGTTAAAGTGAGGTCATGTGGGAATTGGGTGGGCCCCTGATGCCGTATGACTGGTAACCTCGTAAGAAGGGGGAATTTGGACCCACAGGGAGAAACCATGTGAGGATGAAGATAGAGGTCAGGGTGATGCTTCTAGGCATCAAGATAGCCGAAGATTGCCAGCACACCcccaggaacggggggggggcaggggagacctGGAACGGGGTCTCCCTCAGAGCCTCGGAAGGAGCCAGCCAGCCCTGGTGACACTGacctcagacttctggcctccagactgTGACAGGGTCCGTTCCTGCTGTTGAAACCGCTCAGCAGGTGGCAGTCATGCAGCCCCTGGAAGTGCACCAGGACCCGGTTGCTGTGTGGCAGGACCTCAGAGTTGCTCCTACCCACCTCCTATTATTCATGGGGCCATTTTTACTTAGCGTTTGTTAGTGGTGTACGGGTTAGTGAGCTCACCCCAGGCCAGGAATTTCCCCAGGTGTCCCTGAACCTGCCTGTTGCCTATTGTAGCCTCTTGATAACGAGATGGCATGTGTTACATGACTTTGGACAGATAGTGGCCCAGCGGTTTTCCATGTGTGCTCTGAGGGACCCTGGGACTctggacgggggtgggggtgtcccCTTTTCAGCAACTTGTCTGTGTGAGGCCAGAGGTTCAATACGTGCTTCCGTAACTTTTTTATATCAATTACATGCGGATGATATTTTGAATGTTACTGGTTAAATAACTTCACACTAATTTTACCcctttctttttgtactttttaaaatgtggccgCTAGAAAGTTTAAAACCACATGTGGCTCGCATTTGTGGCCGGCATTCTATTTCTGTGAATTCAAAAGCAGATCTGAGAACCCAGTGCTCTCTTAACAAGCCAGGGGTTAAAGTgatttgtaaaaatgtaaaaccatGCCACTGTTCTcactgttttgttgattttttttatgttatttttcatgaaaaatgttttttgtgcAAACCTATAATCGGttcattatttataaatgaattaaGAATCACAGGGTTTAAAGAGTAACTCAATACCTTTTGCTTAgttttgctatgaacctaaaactcCTTTGAAAAATGGTGTATTTGAAGGAAAAGTTTAAGGGGAATTGTCCTGAAATTATGAGGCATATTGAAGTATTACAGTATAAAACCACAACTTTTTCAAGTTAaggatttattaaaaattaggCTTAGTTTCTAATAAGGTAAATATCAAGAGACAGAACCCATATAAAGAAAAgcttgtgtggccctggccggttggctcagtggtagagcgtcggcctggtgtgcagaagtcccgggttcgattcccggccagggcacacaggagaagcgcccatctgcttcacccctccccctctccttcctctctgtctctctcttcccctcccgcagccgaggctccattggagcaaagatggcccgggcgctggggatggctccttggcctctgccccaggcgctagagtggctctggtcgcgacgccccggaggggcagagcgttgccccctggtgggcagagcgtcgccccctggtgggcgtgccgggtggatcccggtcgggcgcatgcgggagtctgtctgactgtctatcccggtttccagcttcagaaaaatacaaaaaataaaataaaataaaaatttaaaaaaaagaaaagcttgtggccctggctggtccgctcagtggtagagcttcggcctggcatgtgggagtcccgggttcaattcccggccagggcacacaggagaagcgcccatctgcttctccacccctcctcctctccttcctctctgtctctctcttcccctctggcagccaaggctccattggagcaaagatggcccaggcgctgaggatgggtctgtggcctctgcctcaggtgctagaatggctctgattacggcagagcaatgccccggataaGCAGagattgccccctggtgggcatgctgggtggatcccggtcgggcatatgcgggagtctgtctgactgcttccccgtttccaacttcagaaaaatacaaaaaaaataaaaagaaaagcttgtGGGAGTCCTGAGACCAAAAGGCTTGCTTTAGTCTCATCTTCTGTGCAAGTTCAGTGTGAAACTCAGCTCCAAAGTCAAAACTTCTTTAGTCAGAGTGCAATGGACGCCTCTGGCAGGCACCATGAAGGAGTCTTGTCACCACGACTCTTGGAGAGTCCTGGATGGACCCCTCACCATTGGCCCAAGAGGAGGTTGCTGTGTTCACGAGCTTGTGCGTGACCCTCTGGCCACATGTGGGGTTGCTGGGAGGGTACAAGATGTTCATGTTCTAGCTGCATTTTCATATTTAGAGACTTGAAAAACCTCAGGTTTAAGACTTCCAGTCTTGTGCTGCCCTGGGTCTACACGTAGCCACTCCCAGTCGTCATGTCCCATGTCACCCCGGGCTCTGTCCTTCGCCCGCATGCACAGAGTGGACCATGCACCCCCGTCCGATCTCAAAGTGAGACCCGGGAACTTGTTGACTCGGTATGTACAGTCAGCTGTTTGACAAGGGAGCTAAGACTCACCTCACggagaaaagacagtctcttcagtaAGTGGTGTGGGGAAAACGGGATAGTCCCACATAGAAGAATGAAGCTAGACCCCTCTCTGACACCACTCACAAATATTAACTCACAATAGGTTGCAGGCTTAGATATGAGACCGGAAACctgaaactcctagaagaaaacgtTACGTGGTACGCTTAGTCATGGGGATTagtttttggatttgacaccaaatgcaaaaataaacaaatgggacgacatcaaactaaaaaagcttctgTTTGGCCAGAGACACAATCAACAGAACGAAAAGAACGTACAACATGGGGGAAAgaagtatttgcaaatcatgtatctgttaaggggttcatatccaaaatgtataaagaactcatgcGACTccataggaaaaaacaaaacaataattctATCAAAAACGGGCAAAGGACCCAAACAGACATTTTTCCAGAGAGGGTCATGAACGGCTGACAGGTACACAAAAAGGCGCCGATTAGTGTCACTAACCATCAGGGGAAGTGCAAAACCAAACCTCTGTGAGCGGccccctcacacctgtcagagtggctaTTACAGAAAAGACAGGTGGTCATGGAGGAAAGGGAACACCCGCGTGTCCTGTcgttgggaatgtaaattggggCAGCCGCTGTAGAACCTAGTATGGGATTTCCTTGAAAAACTTAACACGTGACTCAGCAGTTCCCCTTTGGGGACTTTTGTTTCCAAAGGAAACAGAAGCGGTATGTCTAGGAGACATCTGTACCTCCATGTTCAGGGAAGCAGCAtgaatagccaagatgtggaaacaacctgaATGTCCATCCGTGGgtgaatgcataaagaagatgCGGTAGTTATACAACGGGATATTATTTGGCCATGAGAAGAAGGAAGTTCtgccttgtttttttgtttgttttttgacaacatggctggaccttgagggcattatgctaagtgagatgaGCGAGGCGGAGGAAGACACATACCTACTCTAGGACCTCACTTATATGGGGATACGAAACACCCAGCCGCACAGGATAAGAGACCCCATCTGTGATTGCcaaaggcaggcagggaggagggtcATTGGATGAAGGTGGCCAACAGGTACAACATCCAGCTACAGATTGATAAGGACTAGGGGTGTCACGTACAACATGATGGCTTTAGCGGACTCTGCTACAGCAGGATACATAGGAGAGTTGTTATGAGACTACTAGGTCCTAAGAATTCTCAggacaagaaaaaatattattttccaccagccccccttttttttgtatctatgtgagatgatggatgttaactggGCTTACTGTGGTGAGCATGTTCCAGTATATGGAAGTCATTATTACGCTGTGCCCCTTACACTTATATGATGCTGcctgtcagttatatctcaataaaactggggggagggagggaagatatGTGTTGAAGTATGATGTGTGTGTCTTTCACGTGGTTCGGTACAAAAAGAGATTGTGACTAGAGGGATGAAGCCAAATATGGCAGAATGTGAACAGTTGTTAAGCCTGGCAGGTTTCCGTTAGAGATAGTATTTATTTGACTGTCCTGTTAACTTTtctgtttgaaaattttcttaagtCGGGCAATCAGAAGATGCAACCTCCTTCATATCACTCCCTGCTTGAGCTGGAACTTCGAGTGTGGGTACCAGTTTACGATTAGGTTTGGCTGTGAGTAAGCAACCCCaccccaaagaaaaaaataacagcagcTTAAGCAAGATGCAAGCTTATTTCTCTAATGTACACAGGTAGGTGGTTAGGCAGGTAGGTGGCTTATGCAGCCCTTTGTCCTCAGGGCCGAGGCACCTCCCCATCTTATCCCTTCCCCAATAGGTGACTTTTCTTCCCTCATGGCCCAAGACAGCTGCTTTCTCTCCTACCATCGCATCCACATTCcagcagggaaaagaagaagaggtaAAGGACACATTCCTGCtacttttaggggaaaaaagcTCTTGAAACTATTACAGAATATTtctgcttccctctcttcttGACCAAAGCTTAGCCACATAGCGATAAGGGAGATATGCCTTTCTGCTAGGCAGCCACGTGTCCAGCCTGAAACGCATTTGTTTCAGAGGCAAGAAGGGAGTCAGTGGAGGGGCGGTTTGCAGGCCCTGCCCTGCTGTGACGGGTGTTTTAAACCCACAGCAGGGCAGGCATTCTGCAAAGCCGGCCCAGTCTCCTCTCTCAGGGCTTAGTATGAAGGTTAATGAGGCAGCTTAGTTCCTTGGGTTATTGCAAAGGCCCAGCAAGTGCGCTGAGCTGCCCAAGCCCAGCCCAGTTTGTGTAGAAAACCCCCCTCCCTGATTTCCTGTCACTGGCCAACTGTCCCTCTTTTCTGTCCTGCAGTCTTGAACCTGTCTCAGAATCTCAGCGCCGCCTCGGTGGCCAGCAGCCCGGCCCGCGCCCTCGTGCTGGTCGGCGTCATCCTGCTGGCCTACTGGTTCCTGTccctgaccttgggcttcacctTCGGCGTCCTGCACGTGGTGTTCGGGCGCTTCTTCTGGGTCGTCCGGGTCATCCTGTTCTCCATGTCCTGCGTGTACATCCTGCACAAGTACGAGGGGGAGCCGGAGAACGCATTGCTGCCTCTCTGCTTCGTGGTGGCCGTCTACTTCATGACGGGGCCTATGGGTTTCTACTGGCGGGGTGGCCCCGGCGGCCCCAGCGTGGAGGAGAAGTTGGAACACCTGGAGAACCAGGTCAGACTCCTCAACATCCGCCTCAACCGGGTGCTCGAGAGCCTTGACCGCGCCAACGGCAAGTGACAATCAGCCAGCCGGCCGGGTCCCCTCGCGCCAGCGCCCTCcatcagaaaacagaaaaagaagaagaggaaaaggacgGCCACCCCAAAACAATCTTAATAAAATGTTCCTGAGCAAGAGGGAGGCGCTCTGGTGAGGGTGTGTCCGTCCACCTGGACGCTCTTGGGACGCATTTTATTCCGGGAGGAGGGACCAGCTCGGTGACGTAGAACGACCCCACCGGGTGTCATTAGCGGAAgacctattttttaaacaaaggatATAACCATATTAGCTGTATAGTCAGAGGAGTTTATCTGCATAGAGCATCAAGTTAATTTTTTCAAGCATTTAAATACATCttttgtaaggtttttttttttttaataaaggcagATCTGAGTCAAGTTTCTTAAAACTTTTACTTGGACAGGGGGAAGATGATGCTAATTGGACATTTTGGAAAAGTGCAGCGTCTGTTGTTGTTGCCGCGTAGGAATGGGTGGGTGAGGTCTGTGTGTGCCATTTTTGTGTCTCTAAAAGGTGAGCTTTGTTTTAGGTTGTTCTGGATTGGCATTGACCAGGTTGGTGAACATTGTCCTTTCTGAATACGGGCAGTTGGGTTTTGTGGATGAAACCAAACATGGTTCCCGGGGACCCCAGCCAAGCCCCCCCATCAGTTATATTTCTAAGTGAGGAAATCATTATTTGTAGAGCAACctgagatttctttttgttttccctttccccttctgtaCTTGGAGGAATGTTGCTCAGCTCAACATTTTGTAACGGAAAAACTAGGAAAAGAAATGTCTTCGGGGTTCGATGCCAAGAGCGACCTGGGTAGGTGCCCAGGCTCGCTGGGGAGTGTCTTGGATGTCCTGCTCTTGCGTTTGGCAGCTGGGCCTCTCTAGCAAAGCTGTGCTCTCAAGGGGCTTTTTGTTTAGATGTTGCATTTTGGTTTGGGTTGACTCAGGGCCTCAGAGGGAAAACATACTGTCGCAGCTAATACCATTCTCAAGTCCACCGCTGCTTATAGAGCCTCTCGGGAGCAAGGGCAGCATACCCAAGGCTTGGAGAAGGTCTAAATTGTTTTCCCTGAAATTTTTACAATCCACGGGTTAGGTGCTTTCTGTCTGAATTGTGTGGTGCCCTCATTTTAGGTGGTGTCCAAGGGCAGAGAGAGGTTCCAGCAGGGCAGACAACGGTGGGGGTCCTGGACAGGCTTAGACCCAGGGCTGGAGAGAGCGCCCGTCCTAGACACCCAAGCATGTTGGTGTGCACCAGAAAACAGGACCTGGAAGGGAAGTCCCCACTTTTGCAGAATGTCGTTTTGAAGACTGCTAGGGGTCTCTAGTATTTCCATGGTACCCCCCTCCTTGCCCACTTCTGTGCCCTATGGTCCAGGTATCACACTTGCAATCTCAGTTCTCTGCTGGCTCTTGTGCCAGCTCTTGTGCTCTGTGAAGTTGTGTGTGGTTACAAGTGTCTGGATAACAGAAGATGTTTCTGCGGGTATTGATGAAACTTCTCTTTTGAAGGTATATGTCGAGGGACCCAGACACTCCAGCCTTCATCTCAGTTGCTGGAGTGCATACCTGTTCCCTATGAATTGCTTGGGCAGATCTTCACCCATGGGCATTTGAAACCTATAGTTTTGGCTGGAAACCCGTCCAGTTTCCAGTAATTTAGATATTTACTTGTAGGTGGAACTGCTTTAGCACTGGGTACAAATAACTCCAGGGGAGGTGGTCCTCCTTGtcctcatatttaaattttttttttttatgtttattgctgagagagagagagagagagagagagagagacatcagtctgttcctgtacgtgccctgaccggggattgaactggcaacctttgtatTTCTAgatgctgctctaaccaactgagctatctggccaggacctcatattttttaaaaaagattttatttattgattttacggcAAGGGGGAGGTGACtggtggagcaagaagtatcaactcatagttgcttcacttgagttgttcattgattacttgttgtaggtaccttgaccaggtaagcccaaggtttcgaaccagtagcctcagtgtcccaggttgacacttgattcactgcgccaccacaggtcaggctgtcctccCTTTTTCTGTGTGCATTCGGCATGCCTCAGCGCTAAAACATGGTTTGGCTTCTGTAGACCAGGGAGAAATTGGTGTATTCTGCACAAAACCTCTCAGTCTTAAACTCTCACTATTCTGGGTATAAATCACTCCATACCCCATCCTGCCCCTTGCACAGGAAACCTTGAAGGTGCTGGCTTGAGATCTCAGTAGGAAAACCATTTGAACTTTCAGTAAACCCAAGGGAGGCCTCAGAGACTGCAAGCAGAACTGGAAATTGCCTTGAGAACTTGCAccatccccacccctaccccccatctcttttttttctcttttgtaggtGGAAAAGTGTATTTTTGTATCCTATCTCATACCTTGAAGAGAAACCTTTTTTATATCTTCAGGGCTGTAGACTATCTTAGTGCCACCCTTCATTACATTGTGACGTAAGAACGTCCTGTTGAGGACTGCTGTGGACCTGTTATAAATGAAACTCAGTCTTTTAAATGTCTCAATCCGTGTTTATTTCCCAATACTTCAGTGTCCCTGTAAATACCAAGGACAGAAAATCATCCAGAAAATGAAGAGGACTGA from Saccopteryx leptura isolate mSacLep1 chromosome 2, mSacLep1_pri_phased_curated, whole genome shotgun sequence carries:
- the BRI3BP gene encoding BRI3-binding protein; translation: MGARASGWPRARAGLLLLLPLLLGLLAPGAQGARGRGGTEKNSYRRTVNTFSQSVSSLFGEDNVRAAQKFLTRLTERFVLGVDMFVETLWKVWTEVLEVLGLDVLNLSQNLSAASVASSPARALVLVGVILLAYWFLSLTLGFTFGVLHVVFGRFFWVVRVILFSMSCVYILHKYEGEPENALLPLCFVVAVYFMTGPMGFYWRGGPGGPSVEEKLEHLENQVRLLNIRLNRVLESLDRANGK